A genomic segment from Rhinoderma darwinii isolate aRhiDar2 unplaced genomic scaffold, aRhiDar2.hap1 Scaffold_603, whole genome shotgun sequence encodes:
- the LOC142725444 gene encoding charged multivesicular body protein 1b-like — MSNMEKNLFNLKFAAKELNRNAKKCEKEEKTEKAKIKKAIQKGNTEIARIHAENAIRQKNQGINFLRMSARVDAVAARVQTAVTMGKVGCN; from the exons ATGTCCAACATGGAGA AAAATCTGTTTAATCTGAAGTTCGCAGCTAAAGAACTGAACCGAAACGCCAAGAAATGCGAGAAAGAGGAGAAGACGGAAAAAGCCAAAATCAAGAAG GCCATACAGAAGGGAAATACAGAGATCGCAAGAATACACGCCGAGAACGCCATCCGGCAGAAGAATCAAGGCATCAACTTCCTGCGGATGAGCGCCCGGGTGGACGCGGTGGCAGCGCGGGTACAGACTGCCGTCACAATGGGCAAGGTTGGTTGTAACTGA